The following are from one region of the Variovorax sp. V213 genome:
- a CDS encoding 5-(carboxyamino)imidazole ribonucleotide synthase — translation MSNNGLPILPGATLGVLGGGQLGRMFAHAAQRMGYFTAVLDPDADSPAGRVSHHHIHTDYADVDGLARLAGLADAVTTEFENVPAPSLDKLSAARPVSPDAAAIAIAQDRIAEKAHFTRCGVACAPYAVIETAAQLAAGEDGLLPGILKTARLGYDGKGQQRVTTRAELVDAWQAAHCVPCVLEKLLPLEFECSVIVARGRDGQLVHFPPQRNLHRDGILAVTEVHAQNMPKTVAQAAINSAKSIANGLNYVGVLCVEFFVLTDGSLVVNEMAPRPHNSGHYTMEACDVSQFELQVRTLAGLPLAQPRQHSPAIMLNLLGDLWFTAGGDKPAAPRWSDVLALPGVHLHLYGKIEPRRGRKMGHLTLTGATLESVRATASQAATLLGLPPLSAADFA, via the coding sequence ATGAGCAACAACGGCCTGCCCATTCTTCCCGGCGCCACGCTCGGCGTGCTCGGCGGCGGCCAGCTGGGCCGCATGTTCGCCCATGCCGCCCAGCGCATGGGCTATTTCACGGCCGTGCTCGACCCCGATGCCGACAGCCCGGCCGGCCGCGTGAGCCATCACCACATCCATACCGACTACGCCGACGTCGACGGACTGGCGCGGCTCGCGGGCCTGGCCGATGCGGTCACGACCGAGTTCGAGAACGTGCCGGCCCCCTCGCTGGACAAGCTGTCGGCCGCCCGGCCCGTGTCGCCCGATGCCGCCGCCATTGCCATCGCGCAGGACCGCATCGCCGAAAAGGCCCATTTCACGCGCTGCGGCGTGGCCTGCGCGCCGTATGCGGTCATCGAGACTGCGGCCCAGCTTGCGGCCGGTGAAGACGGGCTGCTGCCCGGCATCCTCAAGACCGCGCGCCTCGGCTATGACGGCAAGGGGCAGCAGCGCGTGACCACGCGCGCCGAGCTGGTCGACGCCTGGCAGGCCGCGCACTGCGTGCCCTGCGTGCTCGAAAAGCTGCTGCCGCTCGAATTCGAATGCTCGGTGATCGTCGCGCGCGGCCGCGACGGGCAGCTGGTGCACTTTCCGCCGCAGCGCAACCTGCACCGCGATGGCATCCTGGCCGTGACCGAGGTGCATGCGCAGAACATGCCCAAGACCGTGGCGCAGGCGGCCATCAACTCCGCCAAGAGCATTGCGAACGGGCTGAACTACGTCGGCGTGCTGTGTGTGGAATTCTTCGTGTTGACCGACGGTTCGCTGGTGGTGAACGAAATGGCGCCGCGGCCGCACAACAGCGGCCACTACACCATGGAAGCCTGCGACGTGTCCCAGTTCGAGCTGCAGGTGCGCACGCTCGCGGGCCTGCCGCTGGCCCAGCCGCGCCAGCACAGCCCGGCGATCATGCTGAACCTGCTCGGCGACCTGTGGTTCACCGCAGGCGGCGACAAGCCGGCCGCGCCGCGCTGGAGCGACGTGCTCGCGCTGCCTGGCGTGCACCTGCATCTCTACGGCAAGATCGAACCACGCCGCGGCCGCAAGATGGGCCACCTGACCCTCACCGGAGCCACGCTCGAAAGCGTGCGCGCCACGGCTTCCCAGGCTGCCACGCTGCTCGGCCTGCCGCCCCTTTCGGCGGCCGACTTCGCATGA
- a CDS encoding L-threonylcarbamoyladenylate synthase yields the protein MILDGQDPHAIAEAVRVLRAGGLVAFPTETVYGLGADATSDMAVGGIFKAKGRPADHPLIVHVAAGIKGTESLSRFAQPLPPFAQKLVQAFWPGPLTLIVTRQPGVAGAAAGGQDTIGLRCPSHPVAQALLEACAEQGVPGLAGPSANRFGRVSPTTAQHVVDEFGDSLPVIDGGACDVGIESTIVDCSRGAPVLLRPGLITRAQIEAAAGERLSDREVLETPDPRASGTLEAHYAPNAKLRLMDAKAIQTALDVLGAGAANIAVWARAELRSPSQRVLQRRMPDDAVASAHQLFAVLRQFDAEGVKLIWVETPPDTPEWEGVRDRLQRASMG from the coding sequence ATGATCCTCGACGGGCAGGATCCTCACGCCATTGCCGAAGCCGTGCGCGTGCTGCGCGCGGGCGGGCTGGTCGCGTTTCCGACCGAAACCGTCTATGGGCTGGGCGCCGATGCCACCAGCGACATGGCGGTGGGCGGAATCTTCAAGGCCAAGGGCCGGCCGGCCGATCATCCGCTGATCGTCCACGTCGCGGCGGGCATCAAGGGCACCGAGTCGCTGTCGCGCTTTGCGCAGCCGCTGCCGCCCTTCGCGCAGAAGCTGGTGCAGGCCTTCTGGCCCGGTCCCCTGACGCTGATCGTCACGCGCCAGCCCGGCGTGGCTGGCGCGGCGGCCGGCGGGCAGGACACCATCGGCCTGCGCTGCCCTTCGCATCCTGTGGCACAGGCGCTCCTTGAGGCCTGCGCAGAGCAGGGCGTGCCGGGCCTTGCCGGGCCGAGCGCCAACCGTTTCGGCCGCGTCAGCCCGACCACCGCGCAGCACGTGGTCGACGAGTTCGGCGATTCGCTGCCGGTGATCGACGGCGGCGCCTGCGATGTGGGTATCGAATCGACCATCGTCGACTGCAGCCGCGGCGCGCCTGTGCTGCTGCGTCCGGGCCTGATCACGCGCGCACAGATCGAGGCCGCCGCGGGCGAGCGGCTGAGCGACCGCGAAGTGCTCGAAACGCCCGACCCGCGGGCCTCCGGCACGCTCGAGGCGCACTACGCGCCCAATGCCAAGCTGCGGTTGATGGACGCCAAGGCGATTCAGACCGCGCTCGACGTGCTCGGTGCGGGCGCCGCCAACATCGCGGTGTGGGCGCGCGCCGAACTGCGCAGCCCATCGCAGCGCGTGCTGCAGCGGCGCATGCCCGACGATGCGGTGGCCAGCGCGCACCAGCTGTTCGCGGTATTGCGCCAGTTCGACGCAGAGGGCGTCAAGCTGATCTGGGTGGAAACACCACCGGATACGCCCGAATGGGAAGGCGTACGCGACCGCCTGCAGCGCGCCTCGATGGGCTAA
- a CDS encoding alpha/beta hydrolase family protein → MNQPRRQPSSPMHRLSALAGVTLLLAACGGGGGGGGIGVGLPPPAGDTGRGSVVTDPPEQTAKLTADQFRTNLQASDQGKALLQVAGTPKCGVEVRYLEYRTVGGKGEATNATAAIMLPSGADVACNGARPVVLYAHGTTAARNYNLARWTDSTQPAAGEGLTIAAMFAAQGYIVVAPNYAGYDKSTLPYHPYLNGDQQGKDMVDALTAARKTFSGIDAADAGSLLITGYSQGGYVAMAAHREMQATGKAVTASAPLSAPSAIGLLADYTFLGWPALGSTLFVPLLSASWQQQFGDVYGSTADIYEAQYATGIDTLLPSLTPLTTLYANGKLPQLALFPAGATPGPVSPELSIFYGANNLIRQTYLTQAASDILANPCPGNALPATAGSLSTTSPLDCRPAVGFRKAARANDLRNWLPARPVLMCGGANDPTVNFLSTRATAGYFRARGMPTAALTVVDLEDTATTDAYSAARAGFAQAKSTLAQNTPGTDADKRQAVTLAYHGTLAPPFCLASARGFFQGVLAAGG, encoded by the coding sequence GTGAACCAGCCCCGAAGACAACCATCCTCGCCGATGCATCGGCTTTCGGCGCTCGCCGGCGTCACCTTGCTGCTGGCCGCCTGCGGTGGCGGCGGAGGGGGCGGCGGCATCGGCGTGGGGCTTCCGCCGCCGGCCGGCGACACCGGCCGCGGATCGGTCGTCACCGACCCGCCCGAGCAGACCGCAAAGCTGACGGCCGACCAGTTCAGGACCAACCTGCAGGCCAGCGACCAGGGCAAGGCCTTGCTGCAGGTGGCCGGCACGCCCAAGTGCGGGGTCGAGGTACGCTACCTCGAATACCGCACCGTGGGTGGCAAGGGCGAGGCCACCAACGCGACGGCCGCGATCATGCTGCCGTCAGGGGCCGACGTGGCCTGCAACGGAGCGCGCCCGGTGGTCCTGTATGCGCACGGCACCACCGCCGCGCGCAACTACAACCTCGCCAGGTGGACCGACTCGACCCAGCCGGCCGCGGGCGAAGGCCTGACGATCGCCGCCATGTTCGCCGCGCAGGGCTACATCGTGGTGGCGCCCAACTACGCGGGCTACGACAAGTCGACGCTGCCCTATCACCCGTATCTCAACGGCGACCAGCAGGGCAAGGACATGGTCGATGCGCTCACGGCGGCGCGCAAGACTTTTTCGGGCATCGACGCGGCGGACGCGGGCTCGCTGCTGATCACCGGCTATTCGCAGGGCGGCTACGTGGCGATGGCGGCGCACCGCGAGATGCAGGCCACGGGCAAGGCGGTGACGGCGTCGGCGCCGCTCTCGGCCCCATCGGCCATCGGCCTGCTGGCGGACTACACCTTCCTGGGCTGGCCGGCCCTCGGCAGCACGCTCTTCGTGCCGCTGCTCTCGGCCAGCTGGCAGCAGCAGTTCGGCGACGTGTATGGCAGCACCGCCGACATCTACGAAGCGCAGTACGCCACCGGCATCGACACCCTGCTGCCGAGCCTGACGCCCCTCACCACCCTGTATGCCAATGGCAAGCTGCCGCAGCTCGCGCTGTTTCCTGCCGGCGCAACGCCCGGACCGGTGAGCCCGGAGCTGTCGATCTTCTATGGCGCCAACAACCTGATCCGCCAGACCTACCTGACACAGGCCGCCAGCGACATCCTGGCGAATCCCTGCCCCGGCAACGCGCTGCCCGCCACGGCCGGCTCGCTCAGCACGACCTCGCCGCTGGACTGCAGGCCGGCCGTGGGCTTCCGCAAGGCGGCGCGCGCCAACGACCTGCGCAACTGGCTGCCGGCCCGGCCGGTGCTGATGTGCGGTGGCGCCAACGACCCGACCGTGAACTTCCTGAGCACCCGCGCCACCGCCGGCTACTTCCGCGCCCGCGGCATGCCCACTGCCGCGCTGACGGTGGTCGACCTGGAAGACACGGCCACCACCGACGCCTATTCCGCCGCGCGCGCCGGCTTCGCGCAGGCCAAGAGCACCCTCGCGCAGAACACCCCCGGCACCGACGCCGACAAGCGGCAGGCCGTCACCCTGGCCTACCACGGCACGCTGGCGCCCCCATTCTGTCTGGCCTCGGCGAGAGGTTTCTTCCAGGGCGTGCTGGCCGCAGGCGGTTGA